The region GGTCATGGCGGGGCCGTGGGTGGCCGTGGCAATGATGGCCTTCGCTTTGCCCAGGGCAATCAACGCGGCGGCGGGATCGCCCGCCTGGCTGTCAATGTAGTGGTCCGCGCCGAGATCCTTTGCCAGCGGCGCTTTGTCTTCCCCGCGCGCTACGGCGACGGTGCGGAAGCCCATTTTCCTGGCGAACTGGATGCCCAGATGGCCCAGGCCGCCAATGCCCAGAATGGCCACCGTGTCGCCGGGTTGTGCGCCGCAATTGCGAAGGGCGTTGAAGGGCGTCAGGCCCGCGCAGAGCAGGGGCGCGGCTTCGAGGGATGACAGCCCATCGGGCACGCGTGCGACCGCCCTGGCCGGCGCGATCATGTACTCGCCATAGCCACCGTCATAGGCGATGCCCGTTATCGTGTGAGAATCGCGCTCGCAGGCGAAAAAGTCGCCGCCCCGGCAGGGATCGCAGGCGCTGCAGTAGCCACCGTTCCAGCCCACGCCGGCGCGCTGTCCGGGGGAGAGGTGGGTGACGCCCTCGCCGATCGCATCGATGACACCCACGACTTCGTGGCCCGGCACGCGGGGATAGACCGTGCCTGGAAAAAGGCCGAGCTTTGCAAACATGTCGCTGTGGCAGATGCCG is a window of Candidatus Hydrogenedentota bacterium DNA encoding:
- a CDS encoding alcohol dehydrogenase catalytic domain-containing protein, producing the protein MATMRVAQVPAPGSAFEIVERPIPEPTPGTVRIKVEACGICHSDMFAKLGLFPGTVYPRVPGHEVVGVIDAIGEGVTHLSPGQRAGVGWNGGYCSACDPCRGGDFFACERDSHTITGIAYDGGYGEYMIAPARAVARVPDGLSSLEAAPLLCAGLTPFNALRNCGAQPGDTVAILGIGGLGHLGIQFARKMGFRTVAVARGEDKAPLAKDLGADHYIDSQAGDPAAALIALGKAKAIIATATHGPAMTALMPGLAPRGVLMVLGAAEKLEVSPALMIGGSYSVRGWYSGTSIDAEATLRFAAQHGVRSMNEIYPLEHAEQAYNRMISGEARFRVVLKIV